One window of Cellulomonas shaoxiangyii genomic DNA carries:
- a CDS encoding ABC transporter substrate-binding protein, whose product MAVALVAACGGPTGAPGSDTSAGTTLRLAETAEYATLNPLETMFGITSKLYDGLYAVGADGTVRPDLATGPPEPDATLTSWTVRLQEGVEFSDGTALDSADVVATYATLVDPAYASPLVSSFPFLTDVAAVDATTVTFTLSEPYAPFPSTLTVGVAPAERLTGTVLDSPLNREPVGSGPYRLSEWRAGESLTLVASDTYRGERPDVERLVVAFVPDENVRAQRLRGGDFDGAQLSPRAAEALAGTEGLTVVANPSADYRAVTLPPGVPAFRDPAVRLALNLAVDRQAMVDGILRGYGSPAATPFTPAQGDAFDPDVGYARDPAAAAALLDSAGWSTGPTGTRAKDGVPLAFTLMYFAEDTLRRDLALAVASDLSQIGADVTVEAVDRAGASAGMHTKAFVLGGGDQPYDPDTQVYSALHSAYAPYDPQDAYSNPSEHADPEVDRLLDAARRSTDAGARTQAYRDVQRVLLADPPMITLVVLEHTYVARGLERYTGVEEVVEPHEHGVAWGPWWNVAEWRARP is encoded by the coding sequence GTGGCCGTCGCGCTCGTCGCGGCGTGCGGCGGTCCGACGGGCGCACCGGGAAGCGACACGAGCGCGGGCACCACGCTGCGGCTGGCCGAGACGGCCGAGTACGCGACCCTCAACCCCCTCGAGACGATGTTCGGGATCACCTCGAAGCTCTACGACGGCCTGTACGCCGTCGGCGCCGACGGCACGGTGCGGCCGGACCTCGCGACCGGGCCGCCCGAGCCCGACGCGACCCTGACGAGCTGGACGGTCCGCCTCCAGGAGGGCGTCGAGTTCAGCGACGGCACGGCGCTCGACAGCGCCGACGTCGTCGCGACCTACGCGACGCTCGTGGACCCGGCGTACGCGTCCCCGCTCGTCTCGTCCTTCCCGTTCCTCACCGACGTCGCCGCCGTCGACGCGACGACCGTGACGTTCACGCTGTCCGAGCCGTACGCGCCGTTCCCGAGCACGCTGACCGTGGGCGTCGCGCCCGCCGAGCGGCTCACGGGCACGGTGCTGGACTCGCCGCTCAACCGCGAGCCGGTCGGCTCGGGCCCGTACCGGCTCTCCGAGTGGCGCGCCGGCGAGTCGCTGACGCTCGTCGCGTCGGACACCTACCGCGGCGAGCGGCCCGACGTGGAGCGCCTCGTCGTCGCGTTCGTGCCGGACGAGAACGTGCGTGCCCAGCGGCTGCGCGGCGGGGACTTCGACGGCGCACAGCTCTCCCCGCGCGCCGCGGAGGCCCTCGCGGGCACCGAGGGGCTCACCGTGGTCGCGAACCCGTCGGCCGACTACCGCGCCGTGACGCTGCCCCCGGGCGTCCCGGCGTTCCGCGACCCGGCGGTCCGCCTGGCGCTCAACCTCGCCGTCGACCGCCAGGCGATGGTCGACGGCATCCTGCGCGGCTACGGCAGCCCCGCCGCGACGCCGTTCACGCCCGCCCAGGGCGACGCGTTCGACCCCGACGTCGGCTACGCCCGGGACCCGGCCGCGGCGGCGGCCCTGCTGGACTCCGCGGGCTGGAGCACCGGGCCCACCGGGACGCGGGCGAAGGACGGCGTGCCGCTCGCGTTCACGCTCATGTACTTCGCGGAGGACACCCTGCGCCGGGACCTGGCCCTCGCGGTCGCGTCCGACCTGTCGCAGATCGGGGCCGACGTCACGGTCGAGGCCGTCGACCGGGCGGGGGCGAGCGCGGGCATGCACACCAAGGCGTTCGTGCTCGGCGGCGGGGACCAGCCGTACGACCCGGACACGCAGGTGTACTCCGCGCTGCACTCCGCGTACGCGCCGTACGACCCGCAGGACGCGTACTCCAACCCGTCCGAGCACGCCGACCCGGAGGTCGACCGCCTGCTCGACGCCGCGCGCCGCAGCACCGACGCCGGGGCGCGCACGCAGGCCTACCGGGACGTCCAGCGTGTCCTGCTGGCGGACCCGCCGATGATCACGCTGGTCGTGCTGGAGCACACGTACGTGGCGCGAGGGCTCGAGCGGTACACGGGCGTCGAGGAGGTCGTCGAGCCGCACGAGCACGGCGTGGCGTGGGGCCCGTGGTGGAACGTCGCCGAGTGGCGGGCCCGTCCGTGA
- a CDS encoding DUF1269 domain-containing protein, with amino-acid sequence MAILSVWKFETPEGAEEAEQAVLDLQKQHLIEVQDAATVSWQADKKKPRTRQAHNLTAVGALGGTFWGLLFGLLFFMPLVGVVVGAAAGAIGGALTDVGIDDDFIRSVREKVTPGTSALFLLASSDVPDRVVAGLKERGIHAELIQTNLSTADEEKLREAFEENV; translated from the coding sequence GTGGCCATTCTCAGCGTGTGGAAGTTCGAGACCCCGGAGGGGGCCGAGGAGGCGGAGCAGGCCGTGCTCGACCTGCAGAAGCAGCACCTGATCGAGGTGCAGGACGCGGCGACGGTGTCGTGGCAGGCCGACAAGAAGAAGCCGAGGACGCGCCAGGCGCACAACCTGACGGCCGTCGGCGCGCTCGGCGGCACCTTCTGGGGCCTGCTGTTCGGGCTGCTGTTCTTCATGCCGCTCGTCGGCGTGGTGGTCGGCGCGGCCGCCGGCGCCATCGGGGGCGCCCTGACGGACGTCGGCATCGACGACGACTTCATCCGGTCGGTGCGCGAGAAGGTGACGCCGGGGACGTCGGCGCTCTTCCTGCTGGCCTCGAGCGACGTGCCGGACCGCGTCGTCGCCGGGCTGAAGGAGCGCGGGATCCACGCCGAGCTGATCCAGACGAACCTGTCGACGGCCGACGAGGAGAAGCTGCGGGAGGCGTTCGAGGAGAACGTCTGA
- a CDS encoding LuxR C-terminal-related transcriptional regulator, with product MGTTARTADGHVAPGAAPDGRTVLGAPRPPVDRPRCVAALGSAVEVHRVLVVDAPAGFGKTTLVTQWSSARGGPVVRVSLDAFHDDPVRLLRTLAGAVARAYPDTGGTGAVRSAGAGPGAQLDAVAELLGSLPAGTPVVLDDVHHVTSAAGRDALTAVLGARGPRFVLLGRAVRGLALGPGRVEGDVGDLGPATLALTPQETGDLVRAWGPGPDAAAVQDLWRVTLGWPVAVRAALRAGLLHRGRPQRALRPEDVPLTDYVREEVLGTLPPALADFVRRACVAQVVDPVLAEALVPGGAQLLDECVARGFVVRTPALAEAPAEPVWHAVLAAHVRVLVARTRPGTTRAVHRVVARHLASSDPASAIVHAVEGRAPDVAAQVLAGQWPELLVRDQLGAAQRLCAALAGSGADAPGPSPATAVVRALRSGGPAGAVDPVAAVVVAALMPAGGAAAGPATGPRDPLHAPPPADEATATVVHLLAGRAALNAPDAPPAGVPGERPGPPRPPDRAVAARLADAADVAAARGWPALALACRAEHALACARAARLDEARAGAAAVLADAARSGPTGAPLVTAAHLAAGLVAYWRDDLAAARRHLGAALDAGGARPELAVRAAAVLVTVCLAEGDPAGAARALARLDAAGAARGVEALGVSRAYLAALRQDAQGRTRDALALVDTSDPAFTSPLGACWRSDLHRRVGDRGAALGALRERGSVEGCHDVERVTFRAAHALLRRDPASAHRALEAALDAAAAQGVLRPLRERAAALRPLLVEHLGWGSAHEPLVTRLLVAQQDAPVPRPSAWALTDRELQVLTCMPSRMTVQEIAASLFVSANTVKTHVRSIYRKLGVDSRREAVRTAVRRGLL from the coding sequence GTGGGGACGACCGCACGCACGGCCGACGGGCACGTCGCGCCGGGTGCCGCACCCGACGGGCGCACCGTCCTGGGTGCCCCTCGGCCGCCCGTCGACCGGCCGCGCTGCGTCGCGGCCCTCGGGTCCGCCGTCGAGGTCCACCGCGTCCTCGTGGTCGACGCGCCCGCCGGGTTCGGCAAGACGACCCTCGTGACGCAGTGGTCGTCGGCGCGCGGCGGTCCCGTGGTGCGCGTGTCGCTCGACGCGTTCCACGACGACCCGGTCCGCCTGCTGCGCACCCTTGCGGGGGCGGTGGCGCGCGCGTACCCGGACACCGGTGGGACCGGCGCGGTCCGCTCCGCCGGTGCGGGCCCCGGTGCGCAGCTCGACGCGGTCGCGGAGCTGCTCGGCTCCCTGCCCGCCGGCACCCCGGTCGTGCTGGACGACGTGCACCACGTGACCTCGGCGGCGGGGCGCGACGCCCTCACCGCCGTGCTGGGTGCCCGCGGGCCGCGGTTCGTCCTGCTCGGGCGCGCGGTCCGGGGCCTGGCCCTCGGCCCGGGCCGCGTGGAGGGCGACGTCGGCGACCTCGGTCCGGCCACCCTGGCGCTCACGCCGCAGGAGACGGGGGACCTCGTCCGCGCCTGGGGCCCGGGGCCCGACGCGGCGGCCGTGCAGGACTTGTGGCGCGTCACGCTCGGCTGGCCCGTGGCCGTGCGCGCCGCGCTGCGCGCGGGGCTGCTGCACCGCGGCCGCCCGCAGCGCGCGCTGCGCCCCGAGGACGTGCCCCTGACGGACTACGTGCGCGAGGAGGTCCTGGGGACGCTGCCGCCCGCGCTCGCCGACTTCGTCCGGCGCGCGTGCGTCGCCCAGGTGGTCGACCCCGTGCTCGCGGAGGCGCTCGTGCCCGGGGGGGCGCAGCTGCTCGACGAGTGCGTCGCGCGCGGCTTCGTCGTCCGGACGCCCGCCCTGGCCGAGGCCCCGGCGGAGCCGGTGTGGCACGCGGTGCTCGCGGCGCACGTGCGGGTGCTGGTCGCGCGCACGCGACCCGGGACCACGCGCGCGGTGCACCGCGTCGTGGCGCGCCACCTCGCGTCGAGCGACCCCGCGTCGGCGATCGTGCACGCGGTGGAGGGCCGGGCGCCCGACGTCGCCGCGCAGGTGCTGGCCGGGCAGTGGCCGGAGCTGCTCGTGCGGGACCAGCTCGGGGCCGCGCAGCGGCTGTGCGCCGCGCTCGCCGGGTCCGGTGCGGACGCACCCGGCCCGTCACCGGCCACCGCGGTCGTGCGCGCGCTGCGCTCGGGCGGCCCCGCCGGGGCGGTGGACCCGGTCGCCGCCGTCGTGGTCGCGGCGCTGATGCCGGCGGGCGGTGCCGCCGCGGGCCCGGCGACGGGCCCGCGCGACCCGCTGCACGCGCCGCCACCTGCGGACGAGGCGACCGCCACGGTGGTCCACCTCCTGGCGGGGCGCGCCGCGCTGAACGCGCCCGACGCGCCCCCCGCGGGCGTCCCGGGCGAGCGCCCCGGGCCGCCGCGCCCGCCGGACCGTGCCGTGGCGGCACGGCTGGCCGACGCCGCCGACGTGGCGGCCGCCCGCGGCTGGCCAGCGCTGGCGCTCGCGTGCCGGGCGGAGCACGCGCTCGCGTGCGCGCGCGCCGCCCGGCTGGACGAGGCCCGCGCCGGTGCCGCCGCGGTGCTCGCGGACGCCGCCCGGAGCGGGCCGACCGGCGCGCCGCTCGTCACGGCGGCGCACCTGGCGGCCGGGCTCGTGGCCTACTGGCGCGACGACCTCGCGGCGGCCCGCCGGCACCTCGGCGCCGCGCTGGACGCGGGCGGTGCGCGCCCCGAGCTCGCGGTGCGCGCCGCGGCCGTCCTCGTGACCGTGTGCCTGGCGGAGGGGGACCCCGCCGGCGCGGCGCGGGCCCTCGCACGACTCGACGCGGCGGGCGCCGCCCGCGGCGTCGAGGCCCTCGGCGTGTCCCGCGCGTACCTGGCGGCGCTGCGGCAGGACGCGCAGGGCCGGACGCGGGACGCGCTGGCGCTCGTGGACACCTCCGACCCGGCGTTCACGTCGCCGCTCGGCGCGTGCTGGCGCAGCGACCTGCACCGGCGCGTCGGCGACCGCGGGGCCGCGCTGGGGGCCCTGCGCGAGCGCGGCAGCGTCGAGGGGTGCCACGACGTCGAGCGCGTCACCTTCCGGGCGGCGCACGCGCTGCTGCGGCGTGACCCGGCGTCCGCGCACCGGGCCCTCGAGGCCGCCCTGGACGCCGCCGCGGCGCAGGGTGTCCTGCGCCCGCTGCGGGAGCGCGCCGCCGCGCTGCGTCCCCTGCTGGTCGAGCACCTCGGGTGGGGGAGCGCGCACGAGCCGCTCGTGACCCGCCTGCTCGTCGCGCAGCAGGACGCGCCGGTCCCGCGCCCGTCCGCCTGGGCCCTGACGGACCGGGAGCTGCAGGTGCTGACCTGCATGCCCTCGCGGATGACGGTGCAGGAGATCGCCGCGTCGCTGTTCGTCTCGGCCAACACCGTCAAGACCCACGTGCGGTCCATCTACCGCAAGCTGGGGGTCGACAGCCGGCGCGAGGCCGTGCGGACGGCCGTGCGGCGGGGTCTGCTCTGA
- a CDS encoding FUSC family protein, which yields MGTIWWVLGVLVLAATLLDVFLTALNYDESGYLAGRLARLQWRALRSVTRRLPRRRRPLALRQVTGLQIVSIVLMWLFGTILGYGLVYYGLMTSTAFSVSGTGASLDLFSALYFSAAQLATVGGSSLTAETDVLRFLSIAESLTGVVLISLILTFLLGVYSVIADLNALCTRFVTAERGAGSPVATLRPYLRDGEPVGLDGHLDAVADAFSSYTDGVRLNHAAYYFQSGRDRFALPYALRMIGGTLAALRWGLPSGHPASTLPTLETLTFQYLEFGQYLQDTAGWSTSLATPDPVDPARFARLARGTARAGERDAWVARFLQTEHQLAPLAGADPLADLDDAYRRYTRWLPFAHRAEEITLGVGRDLDYQPVIVSDVPVSLLDDADPVALGNVEGYLTDPSPAAGDARATHPAGLARRWLEEHVSLSDPGYARLRSAARALLTAVAAGLTTYVVVRATGAAPDDLLRPAIFGGFVGMLASGAVSGPTAPARARAALVTLAPVVAVVVLAAYAGRSHVWTGVLAVAVAAAGAWSGRFGARWARLGTAVFMACYFALLMRMQVADVVLYLAGAVLGVAWAYLFVAVVLPDRPDRVLHAGLAAFRREVASSLDVLVDAVSRGSWDAGVRRRVAVDQRRLNRGSAFLAGRLGGGEQPSGVDPREAGELRLHLFSAHLAEVHLVTAARALTGTTVSLELRGRLAGTVERLRVAVAQGDAVTWRAEPTPDEWPQAARAVHRATSELAAALAALDRVGSDAGSDPASGGVAGGTGAAVEAGDASGAADELPPPAPAVEAGGGRLRPSTRRTVQAALAVGTGLVLGDALSPTHQYWAMLASYQALGGSDGETFVRGSERVLGTVLGALVGFGVAIATGSDPAVMVPLLAVGVFGATYFRPVSTAVQTFFTMMIFAVVYESLGRLTTATVELRVLETAVGAGVALLIAALVLPTRSRALVDTDLARLVRDLRVVVDAVLARLDGSTNVPTAALEQRMLVVDQDVRRVSATAAPLRRSGGTFVTGDVEARLTAVWSMAYDVRYLVRALDAVAGGDEDLGAQDWAAVRGALEENLAALLAVLEHRATPAVHQDIGLADGYDPTAPPTSHGLAVLRRLDRINQTLVLLVSDLAPDVVEQPATVRTPT from the coding sequence GTGGGAACCATCTGGTGGGTGCTGGGCGTGCTGGTCCTCGCCGCCACGCTCCTCGACGTCTTCCTCACCGCGCTGAACTACGACGAGTCCGGCTACCTCGCGGGACGCCTGGCGCGCCTGCAGTGGCGCGCGCTGCGGTCGGTGACGCGGCGTCTGCCCCGCCGCCGCCGCCCGCTGGCGCTGCGGCAGGTCACGGGCCTGCAGATCGTCTCGATCGTGCTGATGTGGCTGTTCGGCACGATCCTCGGGTACGGCCTCGTCTACTACGGGCTCATGACGTCCACCGCGTTCTCCGTCAGCGGGACCGGCGCGTCGCTCGACCTGTTCAGCGCGCTCTACTTCAGCGCCGCCCAGCTCGCGACCGTCGGGGGCTCGTCGCTCACCGCGGAGACGGACGTGCTGCGCTTCCTGAGCATCGCGGAGTCGCTCACCGGGGTCGTCCTGATCTCCCTGATCCTCACGTTCCTGCTGGGCGTGTACTCGGTGATCGCCGACCTGAACGCCCTGTGCACGCGGTTCGTCACCGCCGAGCGCGGTGCCGGCTCGCCCGTGGCGACGCTGCGGCCCTACCTGCGCGACGGCGAGCCGGTCGGCCTCGACGGGCACCTCGACGCGGTCGCCGACGCCTTCTCGTCCTACACCGACGGGGTGCGGCTGAACCACGCCGCCTACTACTTCCAGAGCGGCCGCGACCGGTTCGCGCTGCCCTACGCGCTGCGCATGATCGGCGGCACCCTGGCTGCCCTGCGCTGGGGCCTGCCGTCGGGGCACCCCGCGTCGACGCTCCCCACGCTCGAGACCCTCACCTTCCAGTACCTGGAGTTCGGCCAGTACCTGCAGGACACGGCCGGGTGGAGCACGAGCCTGGCGACGCCGGACCCCGTGGACCCCGCCAGGTTCGCGCGGCTCGCGCGCGGCACCGCGCGCGCCGGCGAGCGCGACGCCTGGGTCGCGCGCTTCCTGCAGACCGAGCACCAGCTGGCGCCGCTCGCGGGCGCGGACCCCCTCGCGGACCTCGACGACGCCTACCGCCGGTACACGCGGTGGCTGCCGTTCGCGCACCGCGCCGAGGAGATCACGCTCGGGGTCGGCCGCGACCTCGACTACCAGCCCGTCATCGTCTCCGACGTGCCCGTCTCGCTGCTCGACGACGCGGACCCGGTCGCGCTGGGGAACGTCGAGGGCTACCTCACCGACCCCTCGCCGGCGGCCGGGGACGCGCGCGCGACGCATCCTGCGGGACTCGCGCGCCGGTGGCTCGAGGAGCACGTGTCGCTGTCCGACCCCGGCTACGCCCGGCTGCGCTCGGCCGCGCGTGCGCTGCTGACCGCCGTCGCCGCGGGCCTCACCACCTACGTCGTCGTGCGCGCCACGGGCGCCGCCCCGGACGACCTGCTCCGCCCGGCGATCTTCGGCGGGTTCGTCGGCATGCTCGCGTCCGGCGCCGTGAGCGGCCCGACGGCGCCCGCCCGCGCCCGTGCCGCCCTGGTCACGCTGGCGCCGGTCGTCGCCGTGGTCGTGCTCGCGGCGTACGCGGGCCGCTCGCACGTGTGGACGGGGGTGCTGGCGGTCGCCGTCGCCGCAGCGGGGGCCTGGTCGGGGCGGTTCGGCGCGCGGTGGGCACGCCTGGGCACCGCCGTGTTCATGGCGTGCTACTTCGCGCTCCTCATGCGCATGCAGGTGGCCGACGTGGTGCTGTACCTCGCGGGAGCAGTCCTCGGGGTCGCCTGGGCGTACCTGTTCGTCGCCGTCGTCCTGCCCGACCGGCCCGACCGGGTGCTGCACGCGGGGCTCGCGGCGTTCCGTCGCGAGGTCGCGAGCTCCCTGGACGTGCTCGTCGACGCCGTGTCGCGCGGGAGCTGGGACGCCGGCGTCCGCCGCCGCGTGGCGGTCGACCAGCGCCGGCTCAACCGCGGCAGCGCGTTCCTCGCAGGCCGGCTGGGCGGCGGCGAGCAGCCCTCGGGCGTGGACCCGCGCGAGGCGGGAGAGCTGCGCCTGCACCTGTTCAGCGCGCACCTCGCCGAGGTGCACCTCGTGACCGCGGCGCGCGCGCTGACGGGCACGACGGTCTCGCTCGAGCTGCGGGGCCGGCTCGCCGGGACGGTGGAGCGGCTGCGGGTGGCGGTCGCGCAGGGCGACGCCGTGACGTGGCGGGCCGAGCCGACGCCCGACGAGTGGCCCCAGGCGGCGCGCGCCGTGCACCGGGCGACGAGCGAGCTGGCGGCCGCGCTCGCCGCCCTCGACCGCGTCGGGTCGGACGCCGGGTCGGACCCCGCGTCCGGCGGCGTGGCCGGCGGCACGGGCGCGGCCGTCGAGGCCGGCGACGCGTCCGGCGCCGCCGACGAGCTGCCGCCGCCCGCCCCCGCGGTCGAGGCGGGCGGCGGCCGGCTGCGCCCGTCGACGCGGCGCACGGTGCAGGCGGCCCTCGCCGTCGGGACCGGGCTCGTCCTCGGGGACGCGTTGTCCCCGACCCACCAGTACTGGGCGATGCTCGCGTCCTACCAGGCGCTGGGCGGCTCCGACGGGGAGACGTTCGTGCGTGGCAGCGAGCGCGTCCTCGGTACCGTGCTGGGCGCGCTCGTCGGGTTCGGCGTGGCGATCGCCACCGGGAGCGACCCGGCGGTCATGGTCCCGCTGCTGGCCGTCGGCGTCTTCGGCGCCACGTACTTCCGCCCGGTGTCCACCGCGGTGCAGACGTTCTTCACCATGATGATCTTCGCGGTCGTGTACGAGTCGCTCGGCCGTCTCACGACGGCCACCGTCGAGCTGCGCGTCCTGGAGACGGCCGTCGGAGCGGGCGTGGCGCTCCTCATCGCCGCCCTGGTGCTGCCGACGCGCTCGCGGGCCCTGGTCGACACGGACCTGGCGCGCCTCGTGCGTGACCTGCGCGTGGTGGTCGACGCGGTCCTCGCCCGGCTCGACGGCAGCACGAACGTACCCACGGCGGCCCTCGAGCAGCGCATGCTCGTGGTCGACCAGGACGTGCGGCGCGTCAGCGCGACGGCGGCACCCCTGCGGCGGTCGGGCGGGACGTTCGTGACCGGGGACGTCGAGGCGCGGCTCACCGCCGTGTGGTCGATGGCCTACGACGTCCGGTACCTCGTGCGCGCGCTCGACGCGGTCGCGGGCGGCGACGAGGACCTCGGCGCGCAGGACTGGGCCGCGGTGCGCGGAGCCCTGGAGGAGAACCTCGCCGCCCTGCTCGCGGTGCTGGAGCACCGCGCGACGCCGGCGGTCCACCAGGACATCGGCCTCGCGGACGGCTACGACCCGACGGCACCCCCGACCAGCCACGGGCTGGCGGTCCTGCGGCGTCTCGACCGCATCAACCAGACGCTCGTGCTGCTCGTCAGCGACCTCGCGCCCGACGTGGTCGAGCAGCCCGCGACGGTGCGGACGCCGACGTGA
- a CDS encoding YhgE/Pip domain-containing protein: protein MIAVRLAASELRRLAAGTLPRLALLALVVIPSLYSGLYLFANEDPYGRLHEVPAALVVSDEGATTTDAADGTTRRVDYGEQVARRLLDGDAGFRWVQTSQRDAEDGVRSGRYDAALLVGRTFSADLVSSGEFRPRQASLTLVTNDANNYLATTIADTVVDDVRDAIAVQVGTQAADRFLQGFGSIHTELGEGVQGATQLVDGVDRLSSGTADLAQGAGRLATGALQAAEGAAELAAGAEELPAASARLASGAATLSRGLDTLHERTRALPAQTRELATGAQQVAAGTAEVATVAREAVTTVRDVTARAQTGRAALAAQLAALVAEGRLSQPEADAITTLAADATQAADALSTALGDASGRLDQLSAGAAEVAGGAAELADATPALTSGIAAAASGADQLAAGTAALDGAADTLVGDLRALRTGTAEVSSGAEELATGTQTVRDGTTELQGGVTELRDRLQEGLGAIPDPDEETARATARTIGDPVRVAEDQLARAGSYGAGLAPFFMSLATWIGGYVLFLLVQPLSRRALAAGGSAWQTAVGGWLPGVLLGAGQVALMYLLVTYALDIAPVYGVATILLLLLASAAFVAILQALNVWFGAVGEFLGLVLMLVQLVTAGGTFPWQTIPEPLLSLHRLLPMSYTVEGLRQTLYGGSLAIAARDAAVLAAVFVVALAATTWAARRQRTWTPAGLQPELVL, encoded by the coding sequence GTGATCGCCGTCCGGCTCGCGGCGTCCGAGCTGCGGCGGCTGGCGGCGGGCACGCTGCCGCGGCTCGCGCTGCTGGCCCTCGTGGTGATCCCGTCGCTGTACTCGGGCCTCTACCTGTTCGCGAACGAGGACCCCTACGGGCGCCTGCACGAGGTGCCGGCCGCACTGGTGGTGAGCGACGAGGGTGCGACGACGACCGACGCCGCCGACGGCACGACGCGGCGGGTCGACTACGGCGAGCAGGTCGCGCGCCGCCTGCTCGACGGGGACGCCGGCTTCCGCTGGGTGCAGACCTCGCAGCGGGACGCCGAGGACGGCGTGCGGTCCGGGCGGTACGACGCGGCGCTGCTGGTCGGCCGCACCTTCTCGGCCGACCTGGTCTCCTCGGGCGAGTTCCGGCCGCGGCAGGCGAGCCTGACGCTGGTCACCAACGACGCCAACAACTACCTCGCCACGACGATCGCCGACACCGTCGTCGACGACGTCCGCGACGCGATCGCGGTCCAGGTCGGCACGCAGGCGGCCGACAGGTTCCTGCAGGGGTTCGGCTCCATCCACACCGAGCTCGGGGAGGGCGTGCAGGGCGCCACGCAGCTCGTCGACGGCGTCGACCGGCTGTCGTCGGGGACGGCCGACCTCGCACAGGGCGCCGGGCGGCTGGCCACCGGTGCGCTGCAGGCCGCCGAGGGAGCGGCCGAGCTGGCCGCCGGTGCCGAGGAGCTGCCGGCGGCGTCCGCCCGGCTCGCGTCGGGCGCCGCCACGCTGTCCCGCGGGCTCGACACCCTGCACGAGCGGACCCGCGCGCTGCCCGCGCAGACGCGCGAGCTCGCCACCGGTGCGCAGCAGGTCGCCGCGGGCACCGCGGAGGTCGCGACGGTCGCGCGGGAGGCCGTGACGACGGTCCGCGACGTGACCGCCCGGGCGCAGACCGGCCGCGCGGCGCTCGCGGCACAGCTGGCCGCGCTCGTGGCCGAGGGGCGGCTCAGCCAGCCGGAGGCGGACGCGATCACGACGCTGGCCGCGGACGCGACGCAGGCCGCCGACGCCCTGAGCACGGCGCTCGGGGACGCGTCCGGGCGCCTCGACCAGCTCAGCGCGGGCGCCGCCGAGGTCGCGGGCGGCGCCGCCGAGCTCGCGGACGCGACGCCGGCGCTCACCAGCGGCATCGCGGCGGCCGCGTCGGGCGCGGACCAGCTCGCCGCGGGGACCGCCGCGCTGGACGGCGCCGCGGACACGCTCGTCGGGGACCTGCGCGCGCTGCGCACGGGCACGGCCGAGGTGTCCTCCGGGGCCGAGGAGCTCGCGACCGGCACGCAGACCGTCCGGGACGGCACGACCGAGCTGCAGGGCGGCGTCACCGAGCTGCGCGACAGGTTGCAGGAGGGCCTCGGCGCGATCCCCGACCCCGACGAGGAGACCGCGCGTGCCACGGCGCGCACGATCGGCGACCCCGTGCGCGTCGCCGAGGACCAGCTCGCGAGGGCCGGCAGCTACGGTGCCGGCCTGGCCCCGTTCTTCATGTCGCTGGCCACGTGGATCGGCGGCTACGTCCTGTTCCTGCTCGTCCAGCCCCTGTCCCGCCGGGCGCTCGCGGCCGGGGGCTCGGCGTGGCAGACGGCCGTCGGGGGATGGCTGCCCGGCGTGCTGCTGGGGGCGGGGCAGGTCGCCCTGATGTACCTGCTGGTGACGTACGCCCTCGACATCGCACCCGTCTACGGCGTCGCGACGATCCTGCTGCTGCTGCTGGCCTCCGCCGCGTTCGTCGCGATCCTGCAGGCGCTCAACGTGTGGTTCGGCGCCGTGGGCGAGTTCCTCGGTCTCGTGCTCATGCTCGTGCAGCTCGTGACCGCCGGCGGGACGTTCCCGTGGCAGACGATCCCCGAGCCGCTGCTGTCGCTGCACCGCCTGCTGCCCATGTCGTACACGGTCGAGGGCCTGCGCCAGACCCTGTACGGCGGGAGCCTCGCGATCGCCGCGCGCGACGCCGCCGTCCTCGCCGCGGTCTTCGTCGTGGCGCTGGCCGCGACCACCTGGGCGGCCCGCCGGCAGCGGACGTGGACGCCGGCCGGTCTGCAGCCGGAGCTGGTCCTGTGA
- a CDS encoding ABC transporter ATP-binding protein: protein MTPGEASTSRAEAGGPRRAVQARASAPVVPGRRHGGSAAADPAWRTPGPLRITMTDVHVQGRRAAMLDVDRFTLVSGECVLLAGEPGQGHTALALVATGRLAPHTGTVTLTASDGSATTSPEALRAVTAVVDLPGVSEPDDTLTTATVVAEDLALARAASGRTAVRRWLEAHQLWDHRADRMDDLPGPVRTALLASLAAERPGVRFLVLSLPDRHGGDPAAWWALAQAFAHRGYGVLVQSNRSSARDLGATLPPARGGVAPRSRPVEALRGGADEVPLVELTAGTDGPRTGSREAS, encoded by the coding sequence ATGACGCCGGGGGAGGCCTCGACGAGCCGCGCCGAGGCCGGCGGACCCCGACGGGCGGTGCAGGCGCGGGCGTCGGCACCGGTCGTGCCCGGGCGTCGGCACGGCGGGTCCGCCGCCGCGGACCCGGCCTGGCGCACGCCCGGTCCGCTGCGCATCACGATGACCGACGTGCACGTCCAGGGGCGGCGTGCGGCGATGCTCGACGTGGACCGCTTCACCCTGGTGTCGGGGGAGTGCGTGCTGCTGGCGGGCGAGCCGGGGCAGGGGCACACGGCCCTGGCGCTCGTCGCGACCGGCCGGCTGGCGCCCCACACGGGCACGGTGACGCTCACGGCGTCCGACGGCTCCGCCACGACGTCGCCCGAGGCGCTGCGCGCGGTCACGGCGGTCGTGGACCTGCCGGGGGTGTCCGAGCCGGACGACACCCTGACGACCGCCACCGTCGTGGCGGAGGACCTGGCGCTGGCACGCGCGGCGTCGGGGCGCACCGCGGTCCGTCGCTGGCTCGAGGCGCACCAGCTCTGGGACCACCGTGCCGACCGGATGGACGACCTGCCGGGCCCCGTGCGCACCGCGCTGCTGGCGTCCCTGGCGGCCGAGCGCCCCGGCGTGCGCTTCCTCGTGCTGAGCCTGCCCGACCGCCACGGCGGCGACCCCGCCGCGTGGTGGGCCCTCGCGCAGGCGTTCGCGCACCGCGGGTACGGCGTGCTCGTGCAGAGCAACCGGTCCTCCGCGCGGGACCTGGGCGCCACGCTGCCCCCCGCCCGCGGCGGCGTCGCCCCACGCTCGAGGCCGGTCGAGGCCCTGCGCGGGGGCGCGGACGAGGTGCCGCTGGTCGAGCTCACGGCGGGCACGGACGGGCCGCGGACCGGCAGCCGGGAGGCCTCGTGA